Proteins encoded within one genomic window of Streptomyces sp. NBC_01314:
- a CDS encoding SRPBCC family protein, giving the protein MRISASPAEIYSVVSDLTRSKEWSPECMGGQWTHGEPSAVGSVFRGENLRSQDVVGWAPLVRGTWYTESRVVAAEPGRTFRWMMLTHAREDQESIWGFDVQDAGEGTSWLVHHFRMGRATAGIHKIVAGLDEDTRKRFVDDWTAKLEQDLDDTLARIKDVIEKN; this is encoded by the coding sequence ATTCGTATTTCGGCGAGTCCGGCCGAGATCTACTCCGTCGTCAGTGATCTGACCCGCAGCAAGGAGTGGAGCCCGGAGTGCATGGGCGGGCAGTGGACCCACGGCGAGCCCTCGGCCGTCGGCTCGGTCTTCCGCGGCGAGAACCTGCGCAGCCAGGACGTGGTCGGCTGGGCGCCGCTCGTGCGCGGCACCTGGTACACCGAGTCCCGCGTGGTGGCCGCCGAACCCGGCCGGACCTTCCGCTGGATGATGCTCACCCACGCCCGCGAGGACCAGGAGTCGATCTGGGGCTTCGACGTCCAGGACGCCGGCGAGGGCACCTCCTGGCTCGTCCACCACTTCCGGATGGGCAGGGCCACCGCCGGAATCCACAAGATCGTCGCCGGCCTCGACGAGGACACCCGGAAGCGGTTCGTCGACGACTGGACCGCCAAGCTCGAACAGGACCTCGACGACACGCTCGCCCGTATCAAGGACGTCATCGAGAAGAACTGA
- a CDS encoding IS607 family transposase, which produces MKLSEWAARNGVHYQTAWAWAKEGRMPVPVRQTPSGTWLVDEPTSEASGRVVAYCRVSSADQEPDLDRQVARVVQGATGLGLPVAEVVTEVGSGLNGRRRKLHRLLSDPQAAVIVVEHRDRLSRFGAEHLEAVLSASGRRLVVLDPAETADDLVRDITEVLTSMCVRLYGRRAAKNRAARAVAVATGEAAE; this is translated from the coding sequence GTGAAGCTTTCCGAGTGGGCGGCACGCAACGGCGTGCATTACCAGACCGCGTGGGCGTGGGCGAAAGAGGGCCGTATGCCGGTCCCTGTGCGCCAGACGCCATCCGGAACGTGGCTGGTCGACGAGCCCACCTCGGAGGCATCCGGCCGGGTCGTGGCGTACTGCCGGGTCTCGTCGGCGGACCAGGAGCCGGACCTTGACCGGCAGGTGGCCCGTGTGGTCCAGGGGGCCACTGGTCTTGGCCTGCCGGTTGCGGAAGTCGTGACCGAGGTCGGCTCGGGGCTGAATGGGCGGCGCCGCAAGCTGCACCGGCTGCTGTCCGACCCGCAGGCCGCGGTGATCGTGGTCGAGCACCGTGACCGGCTGTCCCGGTTCGGCGCCGAGCACCTGGAGGCCGTCCTGTCGGCGTCCGGGCGGCGTCTGGTCGTCCTCGACCCCGCCGAGACCGCCGATGACCTGGTGCGGGACATCACCGAGGTGCTGACGTCGATGTGCGTGCGCCTGTACGGGCGGCGGGCGGCGAAGAACCGGGCCGCCCGCGCGGTGGCCGTAGCGACCGGCGAGGCCGCCGAGTGA
- the pcaB gene encoding 3-carboxy-cis,cis-muconate cycloisomerase, which translates to MTPGREGSTDADTGLLSPVRAGTPVEEATCDRAWLQAMLDAEAALARAQASLGTLPAHAAETITQLAQADRLDLRALALAARETANPVVALVQAFTAVVADKDPAAAEYVHRGSTSQDILDTGAMLVADRALKIIRADLRRTARALARLAARHRDTLAVGRTLALHAVPTTFGLRAAGWRQLVLHAETRLARVHEGGLPVSLGGAAGTLAGYLEHAAAGRTGPPPDPDTYPDLLIDAYAAQTHLARPVLPWHALRTPVADLASALAFTTGALGKIAVDVQGLARTEVGEVGEPGPAGRGTSSAMPHKRNPVLATLLRSAALQVPALATALTQCLVSEDERSAGAWHAEWQLLRECLRLTGGAAHTAVELTEGLRVSPERMRANLDLTGSRIVSERVAAQLAPLLGRDRARTVLSEAAQRASADGRPLAEVLGALPDLPAHITDQLAELCDPARYTGAAAALVDRALRH; encoded by the coding sequence GTGACCCCCGGCCGGGAAGGAAGCACGGACGCCGACACCGGGCTGCTGTCCCCCGTCCGCGCCGGCACCCCCGTCGAGGAGGCCACCTGCGACCGGGCATGGCTGCAGGCCATGCTGGACGCCGAGGCCGCCCTGGCACGGGCGCAGGCGTCCCTGGGCACCCTGCCCGCGCACGCCGCCGAAACCATCACCCAGCTGGCCCAGGCGGACCGCCTCGACCTGCGCGCCCTGGCGCTCGCCGCCCGGGAGACGGCCAATCCGGTGGTCGCCCTGGTGCAGGCGTTCACCGCGGTGGTGGCCGACAAGGACCCGGCGGCCGCCGAATACGTGCACCGGGGCTCCACCAGCCAGGACATCCTGGACACCGGCGCCATGCTGGTGGCCGACCGGGCCCTGAAAATCATCCGCGCCGACCTGCGGCGCACCGCCCGGGCGCTGGCCCGGCTGGCCGCCCGGCACCGCGACACCCTCGCCGTCGGCCGCACCCTGGCCCTGCACGCGGTCCCGACCACGTTCGGCCTGCGGGCGGCCGGCTGGCGCCAACTCGTCCTTCACGCCGAGACACGGCTGGCCCGCGTCCACGAGGGCGGACTGCCCGTCTCCCTGGGCGGTGCGGCCGGCACCCTGGCCGGCTATCTGGAGCACGCGGCCGCCGGCCGCACCGGCCCGCCACCCGACCCGGACACCTACCCCGACCTCCTCATCGACGCCTACGCCGCCCAGACACACCTCGCCCGGCCGGTCCTGCCCTGGCACGCGCTGCGCACCCCCGTCGCCGACCTGGCGTCCGCGCTGGCCTTCACCACCGGCGCGCTCGGCAAGATCGCCGTGGATGTGCAGGGCCTGGCCCGCACCGAGGTCGGTGAGGTCGGCGAACCCGGCCCGGCCGGCCGCGGCACCTCCTCGGCGATGCCGCACAAACGCAACCCGGTACTGGCCACCCTGCTGCGCAGCGCCGCCCTGCAGGTGCCCGCCCTCGCCACGGCCCTGACCCAGTGCCTGGTGTCCGAGGACGAGCGGTCCGCGGGCGCCTGGCACGCGGAATGGCAACTGCTGCGCGAGTGCCTGCGGCTGACCGGCGGAGCGGCCCACACGGCCGTCGAACTCACCGAAGGCCTGCGGGTCAGCCCCGAACGGATGCGGGCCAACCTGGACCTGACGGGCAGCCGGATCGTCTCCGAACGCGTCGCCGCACAACTCGCCCCGCTCCTCGGCAGGGACCGGGCCAGGACCGTGCTGAGCGAGGCCGCACAGCGGGCCTCGGCCGACGGCCGGCCGCTGGCGGAGGTCCTGGGCGCCCTGCCCGACCTGCCGGCGCACATCACCGACCAGCTCGCCGAACTGTGCGACCCGGCCCGCTACACCGGGGCCGCCGCCGCCCTGGTGGACCGCGCACTGCGGCACTGA
- the tnpB gene encoding IS607 family element RNA-guided endonuclease TnpB produces MKKFQPQPGFVVQAFRFALGPNAAQERALRSHCGAARAAYNWAVGWVEASWWQRRAEESYGIPEAELTQWRPWSLPALRKAFNETKHTDPRFAGWWEENSKEAYSTGLANAAAAFDNYAKSKQGRRRGRAMGMPRFKSKRKARLSCRFTTGAIRVDADGRHVTLPRLGTIRTHEPTVKLLTRVQAGTARILSATVRHERGRWFVSFQAEAKRDLERVARPGAAVGIDLGVKTLAVMADSSGEIRTVPNPGHYDRARKQLRRASRVVSRRRGPDRRTGQKPSKRWEKANAVRNKMHHRVANLREDALHKLTTSVAAEYGTVVVEDLNVAGMLRNRRLARRIADAGFGEIRRQLTYKTQRHGCRILAADRWYPSSKTCSGCGVVKAKLPLHIRTFECDACGLVLDRDDNAALNLAALAAACTTGTGVAGDQDTAPAVSKPRGADQKTRATRPRRKTGAGRAGGATLPHQRRKEARDRTQTEALTLW; encoded by the coding sequence GTGAAGAAGTTCCAGCCGCAGCCCGGGTTCGTGGTGCAGGCGTTCCGCTTCGCCCTGGGCCCGAACGCCGCCCAGGAGCGCGCGTTGCGCTCGCACTGCGGTGCTGCGCGGGCCGCGTACAACTGGGCTGTCGGCTGGGTCGAGGCGTCGTGGTGGCAGCGCCGCGCGGAGGAGTCCTACGGGATTCCCGAGGCGGAGCTGACGCAGTGGCGGCCGTGGTCGCTGCCCGCCCTGCGGAAGGCGTTCAACGAGACCAAGCACACCGACCCCAGGTTCGCCGGGTGGTGGGAGGAGAACTCCAAGGAGGCGTACTCCACCGGGCTGGCGAACGCTGCCGCCGCGTTCGACAACTACGCGAAGTCGAAGCAGGGCAGGCGCCGTGGCCGTGCGATGGGCATGCCCCGGTTCAAGTCGAAGCGGAAGGCGCGTCTGTCCTGCCGGTTCACGACCGGCGCGATCCGCGTGGACGCCGACGGCCGGCACGTGACGCTGCCGAGGCTGGGCACGATCCGCACCCACGAGCCCACGGTGAAGCTCCTCACCCGCGTCCAGGCCGGGACGGCGCGGATCCTGTCCGCGACCGTGCGGCACGAGCGCGGACGCTGGTTCGTCTCCTTCCAGGCCGAGGCCAAGCGCGACCTCGAACGCGTCGCCCGGCCCGGTGCAGCGGTCGGTATCGACCTCGGGGTGAAGACCCTCGCGGTGATGGCCGACAGCTCCGGCGAGATCCGCACCGTGCCCAACCCCGGGCACTACGACCGGGCGCGTAAGCAGCTGCGCCGCGCGTCCCGCGTCGTGTCCCGCCGCCGGGGCCCCGACCGCAGGACCGGGCAGAAGCCGTCGAAGCGGTGGGAGAAGGCCAACGCCGTCCGCAACAAGATGCATCACCGGGTCGCGAACCTCCGCGAAGACGCCCTGCACAAGCTCACCACGAGCGTGGCGGCCGAGTACGGCACCGTCGTCGTCGAGGACCTCAACGTCGCCGGGATGCTCCGCAACCGGCGTCTCGCGCGCAGGATCGCCGACGCCGGATTCGGTGAGATCCGCCGCCAGCTCACCTACAAAACGCAGCGCCACGGCTGCCGCATCCTGGCCGCCGACCGCTGGTACCCCTCCTCCAAGACCTGTTCCGGGTGCGGTGTAGTGAAAGCCAAACTGCCGCTGCACATCCGGACCTTCGAATGCGACGCCTGCGGCCTGGTCCTCGACCGGGACGACAACGCCGCACTCAACCTCGCCGCCCTCGCGGCAGCCTGCACGACTGGTACCGGAGTGGCCGGAGACCAGGACACCGCCCCGGCGGTGTCGAAGCCTCGTGGAGCCGACCAGAAGACCCGCGCCACCCGCCCCCGCCGCAAGACGGGTGCGGGGCGGGCAGGTGGCGCAACCCTGCCGCACCAGCGGCGGAAGGAAGCGAGAGACCGTACTCAAACCGAAGCCCTCACGCTCTGGTGA
- a CDS encoding class I adenylate-forming enzyme family protein, with product MFLQRIGSKGIRLGTLFDRAAARHPANFVILDHDLDIAPRLGRRVTLTELADLVDDFAARLWSVKVRPGDHVVVHKSDNFDISLLACAIARTGAIPVLLSPKLDGATVAELLRRVGRPFLVTDQDKLQADLPAEVFGLSRTVLLASGEHEQATSFASLAGVERVPAVAMPIDHPTLITHTSGTTGTPKLAVHTAMSFESRYRPQATVVATTVRRSEPVAIHVSFVHSRMFTAMPISILQGHPLIILRDDDPQTVGELFTQIPPGFIEAHPNTFLRWEELADDPRGPLANVKYFSSTFDAIHPRTVNTLLKASRRRGRRFAQAYGQSEVGPIAARTYSLKDGADFNGRCVGVPFPGMTGVRVVSRDGAPVTKDNPGFIEVRSDGRIVTYLGEHQRWQQQVNDGWWRMGDVGYRTRFGCLHLLDREVDEIPGVQSTLEIEDKLFTRLPELIEVIIIAGPDGRAVPVVCTRNDVPLDELSWKSAVVDLPALADPVQWRLEDLPQTATTKIKRLELARLLAAGTAG from the coding sequence ATGTTTCTCCAACGAATAGGAAGCAAGGGAATCCGGCTGGGCACGCTGTTCGACCGAGCGGCGGCCCGCCATCCGGCGAATTTCGTGATTCTCGACCACGACCTGGACATCGCCCCCAGGCTCGGCCGGCGCGTGACACTGACCGAACTGGCCGACCTGGTGGACGACTTCGCCGCCCGGCTGTGGTCGGTCAAGGTACGCCCCGGGGACCACGTCGTGGTGCACAAGAGCGACAACTTCGACATCTCCTTGCTCGCCTGCGCCATCGCCCGGACCGGCGCCATCCCGGTCCTGCTGTCCCCGAAACTCGACGGGGCCACGGTCGCCGAACTGCTGCGCCGCGTGGGCCGGCCCTTCCTCGTCACCGACCAGGACAAACTCCAGGCCGACCTGCCCGCCGAGGTCTTCGGCCTGTCCCGCACCGTGCTGCTCGCCTCCGGCGAGCACGAGCAGGCCACCTCCTTCGCCTCGCTGGCCGGCGTCGAACGCGTGCCCGCGGTGGCCATGCCGATCGACCACCCCACCCTCATCACCCACACCTCCGGCACCACCGGCACACCGAAGCTGGCCGTGCACACCGCCATGAGCTTCGAGTCCCGCTACCGCCCGCAGGCCACCGTCGTGGCCACCACGGTGCGCCGCAGCGAACCCGTCGCGATCCACGTGTCGTTCGTGCACTCACGGATGTTCACGGCGATGCCCATCTCCATCCTGCAGGGCCACCCGCTCATCATCCTCAGGGACGACGACCCCCAGACCGTCGGCGAGCTGTTCACCCAGATCCCGCCCGGCTTCATCGAGGCCCACCCCAACACCTTCCTGCGCTGGGAGGAACTGGCCGACGACCCGCGCGGCCCGCTGGCGAACGTGAAGTACTTCTCCAGCACCTTCGACGCCATCCACCCGCGCACCGTCAACACCCTGCTGAAGGCCTCCCGCCGCAGGGGACGGCGCTTCGCCCAGGCCTACGGACAGAGCGAGGTCGGCCCGATCGCGGCGCGCACCTACTCCCTCAAGGACGGCGCCGACTTCAACGGCCGCTGCGTCGGCGTCCCGTTCCCGGGGATGACCGGGGTGCGCGTCGTCAGCCGCGACGGTGCCCCGGTCACCAAGGACAACCCCGGCTTCATCGAGGTCAGGAGCGACGGACGGATCGTCACCTACCTGGGCGAGCACCAGCGCTGGCAGCAGCAGGTCAACGACGGCTGGTGGCGCATGGGCGACGTCGGCTACCGCACCAGGTTCGGCTGCCTGCACCTGCTGGACCGCGAGGTCGACGAGATCCCCGGCGTGCAGTCCACCCTGGAGATCGAGGACAAGCTGTTCACCCGGCTGCCCGAACTCATCGAGGTCATCATCATCGCGGGCCCCGACGGACGCGCGGTGCCGGTGGTGTGCACCCGCAACGACGTGCCGCTGGACGAACTGTCCTGGAAGAGCGCCGTGGTGGACCTGCCGGCCCTCGCCGACCCGGTCCAGTGGCGTCTCGAGGACCTCCCGCAGACCGCCACCACCAAGATCAAGCGCCTGGAGCTGGCCCGCCTGCTGGCGGCAGGCACCGCCGGCTAG
- a CDS encoding FAD/NAD(P)-binding protein: protein MSSTLEVCVIGAGPRGLSVLERLLANERSTPSHSALTVHVVDPSAPGAGAVWRTGQSQHLLMNTVASQITVFTDDSARIGGPIEPGPSLYEWAQSLALLGDPADTSPAVQAEAERLGPDSYPTRAFYGRYLRDCFERIVAGAPAHVEIRVHRSRAVAAADTHGVPGGPQGIRLENGIRLNELDAVVMAQGHLSARLSAREARTASLARIHHLTYITPANPADLDLSGIQPGQHVLVRGLGLNFFDHMALFTLGRGGRFVRQDGRLVYRRSGSEPKLFAFSRRGVPYHARGENEKGATGRYFPTLLTPAYITMLRERSAAGQPVSFGEDLWPLISREVESVYYATLLSAQGRGEHREEFTEHFLQLDTEDERGALLDSYRIAPPERWNWERLSRPYGERVFTGREDFTGWLLEHLRHDVAESRRGNVSGPLKAALDVLRDLRNEIRLAVDHGGLEGGSHRDDLEGWYTPLNAFLSIGPPASRIEEMIALIEAGVLSVTGPGTQVRIDTTAHVYCARSTSVPGEPVRATALIEARLPEPDLRRTEDPLLQHLLDTDQATAYRIAATGGPAYETGGLAVTERPYRLLDGRGRPHPRRFAYGVPTESVHWVTAAGIRPGVDSVTLGDSDAIARAVLALPPAAHVPDGVRPVQADSDLSGVIV from the coding sequence ATGAGCAGCACCCTCGAGGTGTGTGTCATCGGTGCCGGTCCCCGAGGCCTGTCGGTCCTCGAACGCCTGCTGGCCAACGAACGCAGCACCCCCTCGCACAGCGCGCTCACCGTCCATGTCGTCGACCCCTCGGCGCCCGGCGCCGGAGCGGTATGGCGCACCGGGCAGTCCCAGCACCTGCTGATGAACACCGTGGCCTCGCAGATCACCGTCTTCACCGACGACAGCGCCCGCATAGGCGGCCCCATAGAACCCGGCCCCAGCCTGTACGAGTGGGCCCAGAGCCTGGCACTGCTCGGCGACCCGGCCGACACCAGCCCCGCCGTCCAGGCCGAGGCCGAGCGGCTGGGCCCCGACTCCTACCCCACCCGCGCCTTCTACGGCCGCTACCTGCGGGACTGCTTCGAACGCATCGTCGCGGGCGCCCCCGCCCACGTCGAGATCCGCGTACACCGCTCACGCGCCGTCGCCGCGGCCGACACCCACGGCGTGCCCGGCGGGCCGCAGGGCATCCGGCTGGAGAACGGCATCCGCCTCAACGAACTCGACGCCGTCGTGATGGCCCAGGGCCACCTCTCGGCCCGGCTGTCGGCACGCGAGGCACGCACCGCGAGCCTGGCACGCATCCACCACCTCACCTACATCACCCCGGCCAACCCGGCCGATCTGGATCTCAGCGGCATCCAGCCGGGACAGCACGTCCTGGTGCGCGGCCTGGGCCTGAACTTCTTCGACCACATGGCCCTGTTCACCCTGGGCCGCGGCGGGCGCTTCGTCCGCCAGGACGGCCGCCTGGTCTACCGCCGCTCGGGCAGCGAACCGAAACTGTTCGCCTTCTCCCGGCGCGGCGTGCCCTATCACGCACGCGGCGAGAACGAGAAGGGCGCCACCGGCCGCTACTTCCCCACCCTGCTGACCCCCGCCTACATCACGATGCTGCGCGAGCGCTCCGCCGCCGGACAGCCGGTCAGCTTCGGCGAGGACCTGTGGCCGCTGATCTCCCGTGAGGTGGAGAGCGTCTACTACGCGACCTTGCTGAGCGCGCAGGGCCGCGGCGAGCACCGCGAGGAGTTCACCGAACACTTCCTCCAACTGGACACCGAGGACGAGCGCGGCGCACTGCTGGACTCCTACCGCATCGCCCCACCGGAGCGCTGGAACTGGGAGCGGCTGTCCCGCCCCTACGGCGAGCGCGTCTTCACCGGCCGCGAGGACTTCACCGGCTGGCTGCTCGAGCACCTGCGGCACGACGTCGCCGAGTCCCGCCGGGGCAACGTCAGCGGCCCGCTCAAGGCCGCCCTGGACGTGCTGCGCGACCTGCGCAACGAGATCCGCCTCGCGGTCGACCACGGCGGACTGGAGGGCGGCTCGCACCGCGACGACCTGGAGGGCTGGTACACACCCCTGAACGCGTTCCTCTCGATCGGCCCGCCGGCCTCCCGCATCGAGGAGATGATCGCGCTGATCGAGGCCGGCGTGCTGAGCGTGACCGGCCCGGGCACGCAGGTCCGCATCGACACCACCGCCCACGTGTACTGCGCCCGCTCCACCAGCGTGCCCGGCGAGCCGGTGCGGGCCACCGCACTCATCGAGGCCCGCCTGCCCGAACCGGACCTGCGCCGCACCGAGGACCCCCTGCTCCAGCACCTCCTCGACACCGACCAGGCCACCGCGTACCGCATCGCCGCCACCGGCGGCCCGGCGTACGAGACCGGCGGGCTCGCGGTCACCGAACGCCCCTACCGGCTGCTCGACGGCCGCGGCCGCCCCCACCCCCGGCGCTTCGCCTACGGCGTTCCCACCGAGTCGGTGCACTGGGTGACCGCCGCCGGCATCCGGCCCGGCGTCGACTCCGTCACCCTCGGCGACTCCGACGCGATCGCCCGCGCGGTACTCGCCCTGCCGCCCGCCGCCCATGTCCCCGACGGCGTACGGCCGGTCCAGGCCGACAGCGACCTGTCCGGGGTGATCGTGTGA
- a CDS encoding NADPH:quinone reductase, with protein sequence MRAAYITRLGSPDVIRHGELPQPAPGPHDVLVDVEVSAVNHVDTFVRSGAWRTPLEFPFVIGRDLVGTVASAGPGTTGFRTGDAVWCNSLGHDGRQGAAAEQVVVPADRLYHLPGNVDAVDAVALAHPAATAHLALFTHGGLRAGESVAVLGAGGNVGSALVVMAARAGARVIAVASGRDEAYVRSLGAEHVVDYRSHDVAAQIRAAAPHGVDVYLDTSGRNDLDAAVDLLASRGRIVLMAGLRTRPVLPVGPLYLMDRSVRGFAISHADTAHLADAASGINTLLAAGLLRPRATEVLPLDKAAEAHRRLDEGSVHGKLVLRIRD encoded by the coding sequence ATGCGTGCCGCCTACATAACCCGACTCGGCTCCCCGGACGTCATCCGTCACGGCGAGCTGCCGCAGCCTGCCCCCGGCCCCCACGACGTGCTGGTCGACGTCGAGGTGAGCGCCGTCAACCACGTCGACACCTTCGTGCGTTCGGGTGCCTGGCGCACCCCTTTGGAGTTCCCCTTCGTCATCGGCCGCGACCTGGTGGGGACGGTGGCCTCGGCCGGCCCCGGCACCACGGGGTTCCGCACCGGCGACGCGGTCTGGTGCAACAGCCTGGGCCACGACGGCCGGCAGGGGGCCGCCGCCGAACAGGTGGTGGTGCCCGCCGACCGGCTCTACCACCTGCCCGGCAACGTCGACGCGGTCGACGCGGTGGCGCTGGCCCACCCGGCCGCGACGGCGCACCTGGCCCTGTTCACCCACGGAGGCCTGCGCGCCGGCGAGAGCGTCGCCGTGCTGGGCGCCGGCGGCAACGTGGGCAGCGCGCTGGTCGTGATGGCCGCCCGGGCCGGAGCCCGGGTGATCGCCGTCGCCTCCGGGCGCGACGAGGCGTATGTGCGCTCCCTGGGCGCCGAACACGTCGTCGACTACCGCTCCCACGACGTCGCCGCCCAGATCCGCGCCGCCGCACCCCACGGCGTGGACGTCTACCTCGACACCTCCGGCCGCAACGACCTCGACGCCGCGGTGGACCTGCTGGCGAGCCGGGGCCGGATCGTGCTCATGGCGGGACTGCGCACCCGCCCGGTGCTGCCCGTGGGACCCCTGTACCTGATGGACCGCTCCGTGCGCGGGTTCGCCATCTCGCACGCGGACACCGCCCACCTCGCCGACGCGGCATCCGGCATCAACACTCTGCTGGCAGCCGGCCTGCTGCGGCCGCGCGCCACCGAGGTACTGCCGCTGGACAAGGCGGCCGAGGCCCACCGCCGTCTGGACGAGGGCAGCGTGCACGGCAAGCTGGTGCTGCGCATCCGCGACTGA
- a CDS encoding GNAT family N-acetyltransferase, with protein MSLTWSDVMPGERRMALHVRPLIQALRPALGDAAFDRFAAEAHEQGLVFTAAYDEEGRCAAVATHRVLATSRGRVLFVDDLVTGAALRGAGVGARLLSHLMERAESSGCCRVELDSGVSNHAAHRFYQARRMRVCALHFARDVDVTGCVSGTGTPAR; from the coding sequence ATGTCACTCACCTGGAGCGATGTGATGCCGGGCGAGCGTCGGATGGCCCTGCACGTGAGGCCGTTGATACAGGCGCTGCGGCCCGCGCTGGGCGACGCCGCGTTCGACCGGTTCGCGGCCGAGGCCCACGAGCAGGGGCTCGTCTTCACCGCCGCCTACGACGAGGAGGGCCGCTGCGCGGCGGTGGCCACGCACCGGGTGCTGGCCACCAGCCGCGGCCGGGTGCTCTTCGTCGACGACCTCGTCACCGGCGCGGCCCTGCGCGGCGCCGGCGTGGGGGCCCGTCTGCTCTCCCACCTGATGGAACGGGCGGAGTCGTCCGGCTGCTGCCGCGTCGAACTCGACTCCGGCGTCAGCAATCATGCGGCCCACCGCTTCTACCAAGCCCGCCGCATGAGGGTCTGCGCCCTGCACTTCGCCCGCGACGTCGACGTCACCGGTTGTGTGAGCGGTACCGGCACGCCGGCACGCTGA
- a CDS encoding MFS transporter: MTSAPSVRGRWIENWDPEDEEQWERGGRRTARRNLLLSVLSEHIGFSVWSMWSVLVLFMSPKIGLDFAPDEKFLMVVVPTLAGALLRLPYSYAVTRFGGRNWTVFASALLLIPTLLTVYFVQRPGTELWVFLLIGASAGAGGGNFASSMTNITAFYPQRHQGWALGVNAGGGNLGVAAVQLLGLLVISVAGDTHPAYVAACYLPLIALVSLLAALRMDNVAVVRTPPGAQREAAASSHTWWISLLYIGTFGSFIGFGFAFGLVLQSQFGSTPLQAASFTFLGPLLGSLARPAGGRMADRWGGAQVTLWSFAGMAAGIGVLLTATRSGSFPLFVTGFTALFVVSGIGNGSTYKMIPVVFARQAETAVTSGHDAAAAFARARRLSGAVIGIAGAAGALGGVAINLAFRTAYGQLGSGEAAFYTFLLYYGLCAALIRAVYLRGERSSGAQPPARKAQASHVR, translated from the coding sequence ATGACCAGCGCACCATCCGTCCGAGGGCGGTGGATCGAGAACTGGGACCCCGAGGACGAGGAGCAGTGGGAGCGCGGCGGCCGGCGCACCGCCCGGCGCAACCTGCTGCTGTCGGTACTGTCCGAGCACATCGGCTTCTCCGTGTGGAGCATGTGGTCGGTGCTCGTGCTGTTCATGTCACCGAAAATCGGGCTGGACTTCGCCCCCGACGAGAAATTCCTGATGGTGGTCGTACCCACCCTGGCGGGCGCACTGCTCAGACTCCCCTACAGCTACGCGGTGACCCGCTTCGGCGGCCGCAACTGGACCGTGTTCGCCTCAGCCCTGCTGCTCATACCCACCCTGCTGACCGTCTACTTCGTACAGCGGCCCGGCACCGAACTGTGGGTGTTCCTGCTCATCGGCGCGAGCGCCGGCGCGGGCGGCGGCAACTTCGCCTCCTCGATGACGAACATCACCGCCTTCTACCCCCAGCGCCACCAGGGCTGGGCACTGGGCGTGAACGCCGGCGGCGGCAACCTGGGCGTCGCCGCCGTCCAGCTGCTCGGCCTGCTGGTGATCTCCGTCGCCGGCGACACCCACCCCGCCTACGTCGCCGCCTGCTACCTCCCGCTGATCGCGCTGGTGTCCCTGCTGGCCGCGCTGCGCATGGACAACGTGGCGGTGGTGCGCACCCCGCCCGGCGCCCAGCGCGAGGCCGCCGCCAGCAGCCACACCTGGTGGATCTCCCTGCTGTACATCGGCACCTTCGGCTCCTTCATCGGCTTCGGGTTCGCCTTCGGCCTGGTCCTGCAGAGCCAGTTCGGCTCCACCCCCCTGCAGGCCGCCTCGTTCACCTTCCTCGGGCCGCTGCTCGGCTCGCTGGCCCGCCCCGCCGGCGGACGGATGGCCGACCGGTGGGGCGGAGCCCAGGTGACGCTGTGGTCCTTCGCCGGCATGGCCGCCGGTATCGGCGTGCTGCTCACCGCCACCCGCAGCGGATCCTTCCCGCTGTTCGTGACCGGCTTCACGGCACTGTTCGTGGTGAGCGGCATCGGCAACGGCTCCACCTACAAGATGATCCCGGTGGTCTTCGCCCGGCAGGCCGAGACCGCCGTCACCTCCGGCCACGACGCCGCCGCGGCCTTCGCCCGCGCACGCCGCCTGTCCGGCGCGGTCATCGGCATCGCCGGAGCGGCGGGCGCCCTCGGCGGCGTCGCCATCAACCTGGCCTTCCGCACGGCCTACGGCCAACTGGGCAGCGGCGAGGCCGCCTTCTACACCTTCCTCCTCTACTACGGGCTGTGCGCGGCCCTGATCCGGGCGGTGTACCTGCGCGGCGAACGCAGCAGCGGCGCACAGCCCCCGGCCCGGAAAGCGCAGGCCTCCCATGTCCGCTGA